From Mercenaria mercenaria strain notata unplaced genomic scaffold, MADL_Memer_1 contig_3342, whole genome shotgun sequence, a single genomic window includes:
- the LOC128552977 gene encoding uncharacterized protein LOC128552977, with product MTVDSFILALRRFFSRRAIPKIIMSDNALTYISTAKLLKTEILGTYEVECIVNDRPLTHISTDPTDEEPLTPSHLLYGRRITSPVYPDDREATADDISHNSADKLYRFKSATIEHFWSRWKHEYLTSLRQFHKMSGNHGDTLTVGDVVQIHDNNLPRNRWSLGVIEDVVTGRDGLIRAARIRSRRGVTMRPIAKLYPLELK from the exons ATGACAGTAGACTCTTTTATTTTGGCTCTACGACGTTTCTTTAGCAGGAGAGCAATACCAAAAATCATTATGTCGGACAATGCCCTGACGTACATATCCACTGCCAAACTACTGAAGACAGAGATCCTTGGGACATACG AAGTAGAATGTATCGTCAATGACCGCCCACTCACGCACATTTCTACAGACCCCACTGATGAGGAACCTCTTACCCCTTCCCATCTGCTGTATGGGCGCAGAATTACCTCCCCTGTTTACCCAGACGATCGAGAAGCcacagcagacgacatttcccACAATTCTGCAGACAAACTTTACAGGTTTAAGTCTGCAACGATTGAACACTTTTGGTCGAGATGGAAGCATGAATATCTCACATCTTTGCGACAGTTTCATAAGATGTCTGGCAATCATGGCGATACTCTTACGGTTGGAGACGTAGTGCAAATACATGACAATAACCTTCCGAGAAATCGCTGGTCCCTTGGCGTCATAGAGGACGTTGTCACTGGTAGAGATGGTCTTATCCGAGCAGCCCGTATCAGATCCAGACGAGGTGTTACCATGCGACCCATTGCCAAGCTGTATCCACTCGAGTTGAAATAA